In Thermococcus thioreducens, a genomic segment contains:
- a CDS encoding CRISPR-associated protein Cas4: MEYPDEILDLNQKIENAITGKTPERKIWVTSLSFCLRKAALSVYLGTFKYERTGEMLVGTVLHRWLGDVLEGDDVEFEVPVEYPLGDGWKLVGRVDALKGDYPIEFKFRGFGVDGNGPNSLEEMEWAPKLAREQLNAYLNMMGKEKGYVYVFDRNGLNFRPFPVERDRDAFSQFIKRAGVVIKGVRDLEAGRFPLWIKPRYGDRECEGCIFRPICTAVESK; this comes from the coding sequence ATGGAATATCCCGACGAAATCCTCGACCTCAACCAGAAGATTGAGAACGCCATAACCGGAAAGACGCCCGAGAGGAAAATATGGGTGACCAGCCTGAGCTTCTGCCTCCGCAAGGCGGCCCTATCGGTGTACCTCGGAACGTTCAAGTACGAGCGAACGGGGGAAATGCTCGTTGGAACGGTGCTCCACAGGTGGCTGGGTGATGTCCTGGAAGGTGATGACGTTGAGTTTGAAGTTCCGGTCGAGTATCCTCTCGGGGACGGCTGGAAGCTCGTTGGAAGGGTGGACGCCCTTAAAGGTGACTACCCGATAGAGTTCAAGTTCCGGGGATTCGGGGTGGACGGAAACGGGCCGAACAGTCTGGAAGAAATGGAATGGGCGCCAAAGCTCGCGAGGGAACAGCTGAATGCATACCTCAACATGATGGGGAAGGAGAAGGGGTACGTCTACGTCTTCGACAGGAATGGGCTGAACTTCCGGCCGTTTCCCGTGGAGAGGGACAGAGATGCATTTTCCCAGTTCATAAAACGGGCGGGAGTGGTCATTAAAGGAGTGAGAGACCTTGAGGCGGGCCGGTTCCCCCTCTGGATAAAACCAAGATATGGAGATAGAGAATGTGAGGGCTGCATCTTCAGACCAATTTGCACTGCCGTCGAGTCTAAATGA
- a CDS encoding CRISPR-associated endoribonuclease Cas6: protein MRLELLLHFEEPFLIPYNYPRPLYSLIVHAIELGDPLIAKRIHNNRRDIKFVASRLLPLGKTKASKNGLLVESGRVKLFVGSAAWPVLEALVNGLATGAGRLSLGRRKLLWAEARPKKAPARFSGKRFRTLSPVNVYHNSPPNGFRSWDLSPVGQPNSPFDDEPTVWRELVFENLKSKYLMVYGEPYDGDFDIEVFPKSVRSKMFRIKRDDKTGKYTKVRAWHFEFRMRGDEELLRVVWTWGLE, encoded by the coding sequence ATGAGACTTGAACTCCTCCTCCACTTCGAGGAGCCTTTCCTCATCCCCTACAACTATCCACGGCCCCTCTACTCCCTCATAGTCCACGCGATAGAACTCGGCGATCCACTAATAGCGAAGAGAATCCACAACAACAGGAGGGACATAAAGTTCGTCGCCTCGCGCCTCCTTCCGCTCGGAAAAACAAAAGCATCAAAAAACGGCCTCCTCGTTGAGTCCGGCAGGGTTAAACTGTTTGTTGGATCGGCAGCCTGGCCCGTTCTGGAAGCTCTGGTAAACGGCCTCGCTACAGGCGCCGGAAGACTAAGCCTCGGCAGGAGAAAGTTGCTGTGGGCAGAAGCGAGGCCAAAGAAAGCCCCCGCCAGGTTTTCAGGAAAGCGCTTTAGAACCCTATCGCCGGTGAACGTCTACCACAACAGTCCGCCAAATGGCTTCAGGAGCTGGGACCTCTCACCGGTTGGCCAGCCCAACAGCCCCTTCGACGACGAGCCTACCGTGTGGAGGGAACTGGTCTTTGAAAACCTCAAGTCCAAGTACCTCATGGTTTATGGGGAGCCCTACGATGGGGACTTTGATATTGAGGTTTTTCCAAAAAGCGTGAGGAGCAAGATGTTCAGAATCAAGCGCGATGATAAAACCGGGAAGTATACGAAGGTCCGCGCCTGGCATTTCGAGTTCAGAATGCGGGGAGATGAAGAACTTCTCCGCGTTGTCTGGACATGGGGCTTGGAATGA